One region of Emys orbicularis isolate rEmyOrb1 chromosome 4, rEmyOrb1.hap1, whole genome shotgun sequence genomic DNA includes:
- the LOC135878557 gene encoding olfactory receptor 5I1-like isoform X2, producing the protein MANYTTMAEFILLGFPDCPELQVTFFVLFLTIYLITLMGNLGMIALIRMDSQLHTPMYFFLSHLSLVDACNSSAVIPKMLVNFLADSKAISYISCAAQMYFFVIFATADLLLLSAMAYDRYVAVCNPLLYTAVMSPRVCAQLVAGSYACSAVSSMIHTCFTFSLSFCSSNIISHFFCDIPPLLALSCSDTTINEMLLFILGSVEATISLLIILVSYLYILAAILQIRSAKGRRKAFSTCTSHLTVVTMLYGTLSFMYLRPSSSYALDQDMVVSVFYTVVIPMLNPLIYSLRNAEVKDALRRVIRRKICPHLM; encoded by the coding sequence ATGGCCAATTATACCACAATGGCTGAGTTCATTCTCTTGGGATTCCCAGATTGTCCAGAGCTGCAGGTCACCTTCTTTGTGTTGTTCCTCACAATCTACCTTATCACCCTCATGGGGAATCTTGGGATGATTGCATTAATCAGGATGGATTCCCAGCTTCACACGCCCATGTATTTTTTCCTCAGCCACTTGTCCCTGGTAGATGCCTGTAACAGCTCAGCTGTCATACCCAAGATGTTGGTGAACTTCTTAGCAGACAGCAAAGCCATCTCCTACATCAGCTGTGCtgcacaaatgtatttttttgttaTCTTCGCGACTGCTGATCTCTTGCTTCTGTCGGCAATGGCATATGACCGGTATGTGGCTGTCTGTAACCCACTACTCTATACAGCTGTCATGTCCCCCAGAGTCTGTGCCCAGCTGGTGGCTGGCTCGTATGCTTGCAGCGCTGTAAGTTCTATGATACACACGTGTTTTACTTTTAGCTTGTCCTTTTGCAGTTCCAACATCATCAGTCATTTTTTCTGTGACATCCCCCCACTCTTAGCACTCTCCTGCTCCGATACCACCATCAACGAGATGCTGCTCTTCATCTTGGGAAGCGTGGAAGCAACCATTTCTCTCCTGATCATCCTTGTCTCCTACCTGTACATCCTGGCAGCCATCCTGCAGATCCGTTCTGCCAAGGGGAGGAGAAAAGCCTTCTCTACCTGTACCTCCCACCTGACTGTAGTCACTATGTTATATGGGACTCTTAGCTTTATGTATTTACGGCCCAGTTCCAGCTATGCCCTCGACCAGGACATGGTGGTGTCTGTGTTCTATACAGTGGTGATCCCCATGCTGAACCCACttatctacagcctgaggaatgCAGAAGTGAAGGATGCCCTGAGGAGAGTGATTAGGAGGAAAATATGTCCTCATTTGATGTGA
- the LOC135878557 gene encoding olfactory receptor 5J3-like isoform X1 gives MQILIKERKAILGNTVPEFILLGFPDCPELQVTFFVLFLTIYLITLMGNLGMIALIRMDSQLHTPMYFFLSHLSLVDACNSSAVIPKMLVNFLADSKAISYISCAAQMYFFVIFATADLLLLSAMAYDRYVAVCNPLLYTAVMSPRVCAQLVAGSYACSAVSSMIHTCFTFSLSFCSSNIISHFFCDIPPLLALSCSDTTINEMLLFILGSVEATISLLIILVSYLYILAAILQIRSAKGRRKAFSTCTSHLTVVTMLYGTLSFMYLRPSSSYALDQDMVVSVFYTVVIPMLNPLIYSLRNAEVKDALRRVIRRKICPHLM, from the coding sequence TTCATTCTCTTGGGATTCCCAGATTGTCCAGAGCTGCAGGTCACCTTCTTTGTGTTGTTCCTCACAATCTACCTTATCACCCTCATGGGGAATCTTGGGATGATTGCATTAATCAGGATGGATTCCCAGCTTCACACGCCCATGTATTTTTTCCTCAGCCACTTGTCCCTGGTAGATGCCTGTAACAGCTCAGCTGTCATACCCAAGATGTTGGTGAACTTCTTAGCAGACAGCAAAGCCATCTCCTACATCAGCTGTGCtgcacaaatgtatttttttgttaTCTTCGCGACTGCTGATCTCTTGCTTCTGTCGGCAATGGCATATGACCGGTATGTGGCTGTCTGTAACCCACTACTCTATACAGCTGTCATGTCCCCCAGAGTCTGTGCCCAGCTGGTGGCTGGCTCGTATGCTTGCAGCGCTGTAAGTTCTATGATACACACGTGTTTTACTTTTAGCTTGTCCTTTTGCAGTTCCAACATCATCAGTCATTTTTTCTGTGACATCCCCCCACTCTTAGCACTCTCCTGCTCCGATACCACCATCAACGAGATGCTGCTCTTCATCTTGGGAAGCGTGGAAGCAACCATTTCTCTCCTGATCATCCTTGTCTCCTACCTGTACATCCTGGCAGCCATCCTGCAGATCCGTTCTGCCAAGGGGAGGAGAAAAGCCTTCTCTACCTGTACCTCCCACCTGACTGTAGTCACTATGTTATATGGGACTCTTAGCTTTATGTATTTACGGCCCAGTTCCAGCTATGCCCTCGACCAGGACATGGTGGTGTCTGTGTTCTATACAGTGGTGATCCCCATGCTGAACCCACttatctacagcctgaggaatgCAGAAGTGAAGGATGCCCTGAGGAGAGTGATTAGGAGGAAAATATGTCCTCATTTGATGTGA
- the LOC135878337 gene encoding LOW QUALITY PROTEIN: olfactory receptor 8U9-like (The sequence of the model RefSeq protein was modified relative to this genomic sequence to represent the inferred CDS: substituted 1 base at 1 genomic stop codon) — translation MEKGNRSTVAEFILSGLTDRPELQVPLFVLFLVIYYMTIVGNLGMILLIRIDTRLHTAMYFFLSNLSFRDFCYSSTISPKMLLNFLAKTKTISYNACALQMYFCGSFADVECLLLAVMAYDRYVAICNPLLYRVIMSRRLCNQLVAGVYVTSLVDSMIHTCFTFRLSFCSSNIINHFFCDIPPLLALSCSDTHINEILLFTLSGCILVSSVVTVLLSYIYIITTILQTHSAEGRRKTFSTCTSHLTAVAMFHGTVLFMYLXPASSYDMETDKMTSVFYTLVIPMLNPLIYSLRNKEVKGTLRKAMNKL, via the coding sequence ATGGAAAAGGGAAATCGCTCGACAGTGGCTGAGTTCATTCTCTCAGGACTGACAGATCGTCCGGAGCTGCAGGTCCCTCTCTTTGTGCTGTTCCTAGTGATCTATTATATGACCATAGTGGGGAATCTGGGGATGATCTTGTTAATTAGGATTGATACCCGACTCCACACCGCAATGTACTTTTTCCTGAGTAACTTGTCTTTCCGTGATTTCTGCTATTCCTCGACAATCTCCCCTAAGATGCTGCTGAACTTCTTAGCCAAAACTAAAACGATTTCATACAATGCTTGTGCTTTACAAATGTATTTCTGTGGCTCTTTTGCAGATGTTGAGTGCCTTCTGCTGGCTGTGATGGCATATGACCGTTATGTGGCCATCTGTAACCCGCTGCTCTATAGGGTCATCATGTCTAGGAGGCTCTGTAACCAGCTGGTGGCTGGGGTGTATGTTACTAGCTTGGTGGATTCAATGATACACACATGTTTTACATTTCGGCTGTCATTCTGCAGCTCCAATATCATCAatcatttcttttgtgatatcCCCCCTCTGCTGGCACTCTCCTGCTCTGACACACACATCAATGAGATTTTGTTATTCACCTTAAGCGGCTGCATTTTAGTGAGCAGCGTTGTGACCGTCCTTCTCTCCTACATCTATATCATCACCACCATCCTGCAAACCCACTCTGCCGAGGGCAGGCgcaaaaccttctccacctgtACCTCCCACCTGACAGCCGTGGCCATGTTCCATGGGACCGTTCTCTTCATGTATTTATGACCTGCCTCCAGCTATGACATGGAAACAGACAAAATGACCTCAGTGTTTTACACCCTGGTGATCCCCATGCtgaaccccctgatctacagcctgaggaacaaggaggtgaagGGCACCCTGAGGAAAGCAATGAATAAATTGTAA